Sequence from the Thermoplasmata archaeon genome:
CACGGGGGTGAAGAAGTCGATGTGGCGGATCTCGGAATGGCGGCTGAGGGCCGCAATGTCGGGCTCGTTGTCCGGGGTCGTGAAGAACGCGAACTTGATGGTCAGGCCGAGCGCCGCCTTCTCCTCGATTTGCTGGCCGAGACCGTGGAGGATGCGGGCCGGGCTGTGCGTGGAGCCGATCCCGATGATTTCCGTCTCCGCGCCCTCGTACATCTCCACGAGCTTATTGCGGACGTTCCTCCGCCCATAAATCGCCTCGAACCGGCCCGGGCGCGTGGGGACTTCAAGCGGCGTCACGCTGAACTCCTCCGCGAGCACGTCTGCGTTCGCCGCGATCTGAACGGCCTTCTGGCGGTACTCCGTCGCGAGCGCCTTCAGGTACCGCGAGAACGGCACGGCCTGGTAGCGCACGGGTCTCTCCGGCAGAATCTGGACCAGCCCTTTGGCGTGGAGTTGCCGCACGGTCGTGTAGATTCGCGTGCGAGGCACGCGGGAAATCGCGGGGATCTCGCTCGCCGTGGCGGTTCCCAGGTCGAGAAGGGCCAGGTACACGCGGGCCTGGTACTCCGTGAGCCCGAACCCTTCCAGCTTCTGCAAGCGGTCCTGGTTGATCGGCGTCCGAAGCCCCTCCGCGGCGGCTCCACTTCGGCGGCGCCATAAAAGATTGTCACCCTCCTGGGTGACAATCGAGTCTCGTCGACGCCCCGTCGTGCGAAGGTACGGGTGGCGAGCCCATCTCGTTCCCGCCGAGTCATCTGGACGGGTGCGGGCGCGCTGAGACGGCTCTGGCGTCCCGACGCTTGCAGCGCGAGGTGCGCGATCCCGGACGCGCTCGATTCCCGCAGGACCACCGATTCGGGCATCTTGCCCTGCCCCGCGGGGTCGCGCGAGCCCCTGCGATACCACGGCCCAACCTTTAAGCCCGGGCCTGCGTGGCAAGGGTTAAGAGGCCCACCGGTTTACGCCGCGCGTCGCGGCATCCGGAGGCCGCCAGGGACCCGCCATGATCCAGAGGCCGGAGCAGTCCAACATCGTCGGCCTGCGGTCCAGGGACTTCCTCAAGTGGGTCGACGAGAACATCGACGCGCCGCTGAAGCGTGGCCCCGGTGGCGCCATGGTCAAGAGGATGAAGCAGGGCCTGGTCGGGGAGTTCTTCAACTGGGCCAAGCGGAACTCGACGTGGCCCCTGCACTTCGGGATCATGTGCTGCGCCATCGAGATGGCGGCGAC
This genomic interval carries:
- a CDS encoding helix-turn-helix domain-containing protein, yielding MQKLEGFGLTEYQARVYLALLDLGTATASEIPAISRVPRTRIYTTVRQLHAKGLVQILPERPVRYQAVPFSRYLKALATEYRQKAVQIAANADVLAEEFSVTPLEVPTRPGRFEAIYGRRNVRNKLVEMYEGAETEIIGIGSTHSPARILHGLGQQIEEKAALGLTIKFAFFTTPDNEPDIAALSRHSEIRHIDFFTPVCRHGVDGQQFLMSHPIPDDDSGFRGEDIAIWTDDPAIAAAMAQMAERIWEMGKRTNPRPRESVLPPRIMPKAGP